A stretch of Myxococcus hansupus DNA encodes these proteins:
- a CDS encoding MbnP family protein yields the protein MPQNSVPSPLSRAACALLLASLSLGVLNACGDSGPADSPSLSAEERQQLEQRIADLEADVAQLQAQVAQQQQDQGRTAQENAALTAQVDTLRTQLAEARELLDSQDWDGVLVRLDEARGEVERLKALLLATEGRLSLVAALTFGDAPFALDQPFTTARGDTVQFSELRYWLTNVKLRKQDGTTVALANSYHLMDVLKEQAVEGTASPTVLPARRREQVDVTAVPAGTYTGIEFSVGVDPAYNDDMSRQSGELHVLTNMASISWMWFTSYIFTKTKGQYVTTDGGTAPFAWETGTNADYRTVSQTFAAPVTVNAQKQLTVRLRADVATLFSTLSPRVTPTINASDATSRSTLANAFQAMFSLGAVENPDR from the coding sequence ATGCCCCAGAACTCCGTCCCCTCCCCGCTCTCCCGCGCGGCCTGCGCGCTCCTGCTGGCCTCGCTCTCCCTGGGCGTCCTGAACGCGTGCGGCGACAGCGGCCCGGCCGACTCGCCCTCGCTGTCCGCCGAGGAGCGCCAGCAGTTGGAACAGCGGATTGCCGACCTGGAGGCGGACGTCGCCCAGCTCCAGGCCCAGGTGGCCCAGCAGCAGCAGGACCAGGGCCGCACGGCCCAGGAGAACGCGGCGCTCACCGCGCAGGTCGACACGCTGCGGACGCAACTCGCCGAGGCCCGTGAGCTGTTGGACTCGCAGGACTGGGACGGCGTCCTGGTGCGGCTCGACGAGGCCCGGGGCGAAGTAGAGCGACTCAAGGCGCTGCTCCTGGCCACGGAGGGCCGTCTGTCGCTCGTGGCGGCGCTCACGTTTGGCGACGCGCCCTTCGCATTGGACCAGCCCTTCACGACGGCCCGCGGCGACACCGTCCAGTTCAGCGAGCTGCGCTACTGGCTCACCAACGTGAAGCTGCGCAAGCAGGACGGGACGACGGTGGCGCTCGCCAACAGCTACCACCTGATGGACGTGCTGAAGGAGCAGGCGGTGGAGGGCACCGCGTCCCCCACCGTCCTTCCCGCTCGCCGGCGCGAACAGGTCGACGTGACGGCCGTGCCCGCGGGGACGTACACGGGCATCGAGTTCAGCGTCGGCGTGGACCCGGCCTACAACGACGACATGAGCCGGCAGTCCGGGGAGCTGCACGTCCTGACGAACATGGCGTCCATCAGTTGGATGTGGTTCACCAGCTACATCTTCACCAAGACGAAGGGCCAGTACGTCACGACGGACGGCGGCACCGCGCCCTTCGCGTGGGAGACGGGGACCAACGCGGACTACCGCACGGTGAGCCAGACGTTCGCGGCGCCCGTCACCGTGAACGCGCAGAAGCAGCTCACGGTTCGCCTGCGCGCGGACGTGGCGACCCTGTTCTCCACGCTCAGCCCCCGCGTGACGCCCACCATCAATGCGAGCGACGCGACGTCTCGGAGCACGCTGGCCAATGCCTTCCAGGCCATGTTCTCGCTGGGGGCGGTGGAGAACCCGGACCGATGA
- a CDS encoding cytochrome-c peroxidase, with amino-acid sequence MRRGAGSLCLGLLWMACGGTPGGTHPNAPEEAAPRVLPVGFSFLPAPEDNPLTPEGVALGRWLFHSPRLSGNGQVSCATCHDQAHAFSVPEALTTRGVSGRPLARHAPTLINLAWAEGLFWDGGARNLESLSLAPLTHPDEMGQSDLAGMMEALAQDASVARQFEAAFGDGPPTLGHLLRALAQYQRTLVSARSRYDAWRRGETGALLTAQERQGLDLVRTRCAPCHDGELFTDNAFHNNGLDAHFGEGEDESRGRGRVTLREEDAGRYKTPTLRNVAVSAPYMHDGRFATLEDTLRHYRQGVVPSPTLDTALLRDGEAPGIPLNDAEVSAVLAFLHTLTDASFLSEVSLGPPSITEDATRAVD; translated from the coding sequence ATGAGGCGCGGGGCGGGCAGCCTCTGCCTGGGGCTGCTGTGGATGGCTTGCGGTGGGACGCCGGGAGGCACGCACCCCAACGCTCCGGAAGAGGCGGCGCCGCGCGTGTTGCCCGTGGGGTTCTCCTTCCTGCCAGCACCGGAGGACAACCCACTCACGCCCGAGGGCGTCGCCCTGGGGCGCTGGCTGTTCCACTCGCCGCGCCTGTCCGGCAACGGGCAGGTGTCCTGCGCGACATGCCACGACCAGGCCCATGCCTTCTCCGTCCCCGAGGCCCTCACCACGCGAGGTGTCTCGGGACGGCCGCTGGCACGGCACGCCCCCACCCTCATCAACCTCGCCTGGGCGGAGGGCCTCTTCTGGGATGGCGGCGCTCGGAATCTGGAGTCGCTGTCGCTCGCCCCCCTCACCCATCCGGATGAAATGGGACAGAGCGACCTGGCGGGGATGATGGAAGCGCTGGCCCAGGACGCCTCCGTGGCCCGCCAGTTCGAAGCCGCCTTCGGCGACGGGCCCCCCACGCTGGGACACCTGCTCCGCGCCCTGGCCCAGTACCAACGCACCCTGGTGTCCGCGCGCTCGCGCTACGACGCGTGGCGACGGGGCGAAACGGGAGCGCTGCTGACGGCACAGGAGCGTCAGGGTCTGGACCTCGTGCGCACGCGCTGCGCGCCCTGTCATGACGGAGAGCTCTTCACGGACAACGCCTTCCACAACAACGGACTGGACGCGCACTTCGGCGAGGGCGAGGACGAATCCCGAGGCCGAGGGCGCGTGACGCTGCGGGAGGAAGATGCGGGCCGCTACAAGACGCCCACCTTGCGCAACGTCGCGGTGAGCGCGCCGTACATGCATGACGGGCGCTTCGCGACGCTGGAGGACACCCTGCGGCATTACCGGCAGGGCGTGGTGCCCTCGCCGACGCTGGACACCGCGCTGCTCCGGGACGGCGAGGCCCCAGGCATTCCCCTGAACGACGCGGAGGTGAGCGCGGTGCTCGCGTTCCTCCACACGCTGACGGACGCGTCATTCCTCTCGGAGGTGTCACTCGGGCCGCCCTCAATCACCGAGGACGCCACGCGCGCCGTGGACTAA
- a CDS encoding SRPBCC family protein — MSNDKAKVVIERSYRASIQDLWALWTTKEGFESWWGPQGFRADVQELDARVGGALRYDMVADSPEMIAAMKQMGQPTSHATQSRFTEVAPHSRLVLRNVIDFLPGVATYESDIAVDFLPSGDRVRMVVTLDAMHSEEFSKMQQEGFTSQLTKLDARFGGAGS, encoded by the coding sequence ATGAGCAATGACAAGGCGAAGGTCGTCATCGAGCGCAGCTACCGTGCGAGCATCCAGGACCTCTGGGCGCTCTGGACCACGAAGGAGGGCTTCGAGTCGTGGTGGGGGCCGCAGGGTTTCCGCGCCGATGTTCAGGAGCTGGATGCCCGTGTCGGCGGCGCCCTTCGTTACGACATGGTCGCTGATTCGCCGGAGATGATCGCCGCGATGAAGCAGATGGGCCAGCCGACCTCCCACGCGACCCAATCCCGCTTCACCGAGGTGGCGCCGCACTCACGGCTCGTCCTCAGGAACGTCATCGACTTCCTTCCCGGCGTGGCGACCTACGAGAGCGACATCGCCGTGGACTTCCTCCCGAGCGGCGACCGCGTCCGCATGGTGGTCACGCTGGACGCGATGCACAGCGAGGAGTTCTCGAAGATGCAGCAGGAGGGCTTCACGAGCCAGCTCACGAAGCTCGACGCGCGGTTCGGTGGGGCCGGGAGCTAG
- a CDS encoding ArsR/SmtB family transcription factor, whose amino-acid sequence MLMQLDVFQVLADPTRRRIVEALRHGEQQVGDVVEKAGVHQSGVSRHLRILSESGFVSMRPEGQRRLYALRPEPFRELDGWLTGYRELWEARLDRFGAALEKKQQQTRQREARSQRK is encoded by the coding sequence ATGCTCATGCAACTTGACGTCTTCCAAGTGCTCGCCGACCCAACGCGCCGTCGCATCGTGGAGGCCCTACGGCATGGCGAGCAGCAGGTCGGCGACGTCGTCGAGAAGGCCGGAGTCCACCAGTCCGGTGTCTCGCGGCATCTGCGCATCCTCTCGGAGTCGGGCTTCGTCTCGATGCGGCCGGAGGGGCAGCGCCGTCTCTATGCCTTGAGGCCGGAGCCGTTCCGGGAGCTCGACGGGTGGCTCACCGGCTACCGGGAATTGTGGGAGGCGCGGCTCGACCGTTTCGGGGCCGCCCTGGAGAAGAAGCAGCAACAGACTCGCCAACGCGAAGCCAGGAGCCAGCGAAAATGA
- a CDS encoding ester cyclase — protein sequence MTTEARRKARQKLVLDHFRDEVRQNWDDVLSTFPHPHYELVPTMVVHDGDRAVRDYYRETRVAFPDQHHEIISFRHSDDAVIVEFWLMGTHTGPLGPIPPTGSRFRVRMSAYFIFDERETLVCERVYFDTLSMLKQLLGGLDMQSPKNWLLALRCFKGLLAMSGGKPAPELTETRPPVLAD from the coding sequence GTGACGACAGAGGCCCGACGCAAGGCGCGTCAGAAGCTGGTGTTGGACCACTTCCGCGATGAGGTGAGGCAGAACTGGGACGACGTCCTGTCGACCTTCCCCCATCCGCATTACGAGCTGGTCCCCACCATGGTGGTGCATGACGGTGACCGCGCGGTCCGCGACTACTACCGGGAGACGCGCGTCGCGTTTCCGGACCAGCACCACGAAATCATCTCGTTCCGGCATAGCGACGACGCCGTCATCGTCGAGTTCTGGTTGATGGGGACCCACACGGGCCCGCTGGGGCCCATTCCTCCGACGGGCAGCCGGTTCCGGGTGCGCATGTCGGCGTACTTCATCTTCGACGAGCGAGAGACGCTCGTCTGCGAGCGCGTCTACTTCGACACCTTGAGCATGCTCAAGCAGCTCCTCGGCGGGCTCGACATGCAGTCGCCGAAGAACTGGCTTCTGGCCCTCCGGTGCTTCAAGGGGCTGCTCGCCATGTCGGGTGGCAAGCCCGCGCCTGAGCTGACCGAGACCCGTCCGCCCGTGCTCGCCGACTGA
- a CDS encoding carotenoid oxygenase family protein, whose product MASSNAVSPLLQSLSRPHGFEPLRVEGRLPEALRGTLFRAGPGLFERFGTRLSHPFEADGAVTAVRFDGRGAQGASRIVESAGYHEEQAAGRWLYTSSASWLDKMRVAMRRGSKTTGNTSVFLWQERLFALMEGGPLQELDPATLDTLAATDLGIVSEAFSAHPHRVASLRTTFNFGVRYGRKMNIDLYALPDEGVPSKLGTVEAPWQSMVHDFMATDRHLLLFVGPVRLNVFRAALCLGELTQLFQWKPELGAQLIVVPLDAVHSPRTFELDPFWVWHFSNAFEDAAGPCVDFCRYPEFSLGEIGELESTGALPMLTRLHLDLKSGATRETRLFDVPTEFPQVHPLRHGARYDTLFAQTERRDAARVHSGVTRIGVERGSGSEWALPDGHFPSEPVLVPRGEGEDDVFVLDLVYDAKTEHSYVAVLDGQHLADGPLATVHFDHAIPTTFHGGFSAER is encoded by the coding sequence ATGGCCAGCTCGAATGCGGTGAGTCCCTTGTTGCAGTCCCTCTCCCGCCCGCATGGTTTCGAGCCACTGCGGGTGGAGGGGCGGCTCCCGGAGGCGCTGCGGGGGACGTTGTTCCGTGCGGGCCCGGGCCTGTTCGAGCGGTTTGGGACGCGGCTGTCGCATCCCTTCGAGGCCGACGGCGCCGTGACGGCGGTGCGCTTCGACGGGCGCGGCGCGCAGGGCGCGAGCCGCATCGTGGAGAGCGCGGGCTACCATGAGGAGCAGGCGGCGGGACGCTGGCTCTACACGTCCTCTGCATCGTGGCTGGACAAGATGCGCGTGGCGATGCGGCGCGGCTCGAAGACGACGGGCAACACGTCGGTGTTCCTCTGGCAGGAGCGGCTCTTCGCGCTGATGGAGGGAGGGCCCTTGCAGGAGCTCGACCCGGCGACGTTGGACACCCTCGCGGCCACGGACCTGGGCATTGTGTCCGAGGCCTTCTCCGCGCATCCGCACCGCGTGGCTTCGCTCCGGACGACGTTCAACTTCGGGGTGCGCTACGGCCGGAAGATGAACATCGACCTGTACGCCCTCCCGGACGAAGGGGTGCCGTCGAAGCTCGGTACCGTGGAGGCGCCGTGGCAGAGCATGGTGCATGACTTCATGGCGACCGACCGCCACCTCCTCTTGTTCGTGGGGCCCGTGCGGCTGAACGTCTTTCGAGCGGCGCTGTGCCTGGGAGAGCTCACGCAGCTCTTCCAATGGAAGCCCGAGCTCGGAGCCCAGCTCATCGTCGTCCCGCTCGACGCCGTGCATTCACCGCGGACCTTCGAACTCGACCCGTTCTGGGTCTGGCACTTCTCGAACGCCTTCGAGGACGCGGCTGGGCCCTGCGTGGACTTTTGCCGCTACCCGGAGTTCTCGCTCGGAGAAATCGGTGAACTCGAGTCGACCGGGGCGCTCCCCATGCTGACGCGGCTGCACCTCGACTTGAAGTCCGGCGCCACGCGGGAGACGCGACTCTTCGATGTCCCCACGGAGTTCCCGCAGGTGCACCCGCTGCGTCATGGGGCGCGTTACGACACGCTGTTCGCTCAGACCGAGCGGCGGGACGCGGCGCGGGTCCACTCGGGCGTGACGCGCATCGGCGTCGAGCGCGGGAGCGGTTCAGAGTGGGCGCTGCCGGACGGTCATTTCCCGAGCGAGCCGGTGCTCGTTCCCAGAGGCGAGGGGGAGGACGACGTCTTCGTGCTCGACCTCGTCTATGACGCGAAGACCGAGCACTCCTACGTGGCCGTGCTCGATGGTCAGCACCTGGCGGACGGGCCGCTGGCGACGGTCCACTTCGACCACGCCATTCCAACGACGTTTCATGGTGGCTTCTCGGCGGAGCGCTGA
- a CDS encoding TetR/AcrR family transcriptional regulator: protein MATKTRARPYHHGDLKHALLEASIELIREAGVDALTVAEVGRRVGVSSAAPYKHFADRQALLRALAEEGDRRMAAEMIAAVGDVTDPREAFRLSGVAFIRWAAENPALYRIATDPAYIDYAGTPPGVEAPKPLKGSLDTFWPELAELVRSGSALPTEHPLMVQLKGRALAQGLASMFVSGAFASLGISTSDAERLARAVTGEDVPALSRRAKTSRPR, encoded by the coding sequence ATGGCCACGAAGACGCGCGCACGCCCGTACCACCATGGAGACCTCAAGCACGCCCTGCTGGAGGCGAGCATCGAGCTCATCCGTGAAGCGGGCGTCGACGCGCTCACCGTGGCCGAAGTCGGGCGCCGGGTGGGCGTGTCCTCGGCCGCACCCTACAAGCACTTCGCGGACCGGCAGGCGCTGCTTCGCGCGCTCGCGGAAGAGGGAGACCGGCGAATGGCCGCGGAGATGATCGCCGCAGTGGGGGATGTCACGGACCCTCGCGAAGCCTTCCGGCTCTCCGGGGTCGCCTTCATCCGCTGGGCCGCCGAGAACCCCGCGCTCTATCGCATCGCGACGGATCCCGCGTACATCGACTATGCGGGGACGCCTCCGGGCGTCGAGGCGCCCAAGCCGCTCAAAGGGTCCCTGGACACGTTCTGGCCCGAGCTGGCGGAGCTGGTCCGCTCGGGGAGCGCGCTTCCCACCGAGCATCCGCTGATGGTTCAACTGAAGGGCCGCGCCCTCGCGCAGGGACTGGCGAGCATGTTCGTCAGCGGCGCCTTCGCCTCGCTTGGAATCAGCACCTCGGACGCGGAGCGGCTCGCCCGCGCCGTCACCGGCGAGGATGTCCCAGCGCTCTCCCGCCGGGCCAAGACGTCTCGCCCGCGGTAG
- a CDS encoding serine hydrolase domain-containing protein, producing MRLSRSLLLLLAFAVPWIPRGAGAQSPRASQASRHARVDALFAPWKGKGTPGCAVGISRDGAVDYVRGYGMSNLEHDVPITPQSIFPVASITKQFTAFAIRLLEQDGKLSLDDDIRKYVPEMPAGGKTITLSHLMHHTSGLREQGQLLNLAGWRGDDQYTEEDILWALTRQRGSNFEPGAEVLYGNAPYSLLAIIVRRVSGKPLREFAAERMFKPLGMTDTFFLGDHTEVVPRRVSGYGPRPDGGWRISGAHVDHYGSTSLHSTVVDLLKWNQNLLDARVGGKALIALVRTSGTLKDGTVTGYGSGVFVGTYRGLRVVRHDGMEGGYRSEAMLFPDQRFAVAALCNGAPIDPTELVRKVAEVYLGDVMKDALPPAVALPAAALDALAGTYWSPLTDEVVRLEVKAGALRQVGMPKDFIHMGDGAFRPGESLHVWRFSPPAANAPRALSIQDAWPTSRGFIQVSEPLPTASALAAYTGRYRSDEVDMTYTVRIVDGKLAIRWPRRDEVVLDAIGGDRFVGSLGTVTFTRAASGGLEGLTFSNRRLRRLRAERVEVSLRPQ from the coding sequence ATGCGATTGTCTCGTTCGCTTCTCCTGCTGCTCGCCTTCGCCGTCCCGTGGATTCCACGAGGCGCCGGCGCTCAGTCGCCTCGTGCTTCGCAGGCCTCGCGTCACGCGCGCGTCGACGCGCTGTTCGCGCCCTGGAAGGGCAAGGGCACGCCCGGCTGTGCCGTCGGAATCTCGCGTGACGGCGCGGTCGATTACGTGCGGGGCTACGGCATGTCGAACCTGGAGCACGACGTGCCCATCACGCCGCAATCCATCTTCCCCGTCGCCTCCATCACGAAGCAGTTCACCGCGTTCGCGATTCGGCTGCTGGAGCAGGATGGCAAGCTGTCGCTGGACGACGACATCCGCAAGTACGTCCCGGAGATGCCCGCGGGTGGAAAGACCATCACCCTCTCGCATCTGATGCACCACACCAGCGGCCTGCGTGAGCAGGGGCAGTTGTTGAACCTGGCGGGCTGGCGCGGCGATGACCAGTACACCGAGGAGGACATCCTCTGGGCGTTGACCCGTCAGCGCGGGTCGAACTTCGAGCCGGGCGCGGAGGTCCTCTACGGCAATGCGCCGTACTCCCTGCTGGCGATCATCGTGCGGCGCGTGTCTGGCAAGCCGCTCCGTGAGTTCGCCGCGGAGCGCATGTTCAAGCCGCTGGGCATGACGGACACCTTCTTCCTGGGGGACCATACCGAGGTCGTGCCCCGGCGCGTCTCGGGCTATGGCCCGCGCCCTGACGGTGGGTGGCGCATCAGCGGTGCCCATGTGGACCACTACGGTTCGACCAGCCTGCACTCGACGGTCGTCGACCTGCTGAAGTGGAATCAGAACCTGCTGGATGCGCGGGTCGGCGGCAAGGCGCTGATCGCCTTGGTGCGGACCTCCGGCACGTTGAAGGACGGCACTGTCACGGGGTACGGCAGCGGCGTGTTCGTGGGGACCTACCGAGGCCTGCGCGTGGTGCGCCACGACGGCATGGAGGGCGGGTACCGCTCGGAGGCGATGCTCTTTCCAGACCAGCGGTTCGCGGTCGCCGCGCTGTGCAACGGTGCGCCGATTGACCCCACCGAACTCGTGCGAAAGGTGGCCGAGGTGTACCTGGGTGACGTCATGAAGGACGCACTGCCGCCCGCGGTCGCATTGCCGGCGGCGGCGCTGGACGCGCTGGCGGGCACGTATTGGAGCCCGTTGACGGATGAGGTGGTCCGGCTGGAGGTCAAGGCGGGGGCGCTGCGCCAGGTGGGCATGCCCAAGGACTTCATCCACATGGGGGACGGCGCGTTCCGTCCGGGGGAGTCGCTGCATGTGTGGCGATTCTCTCCACCGGCGGCCAATGCGCCGCGTGCGTTGAGCATCCAGGATGCCTGGCCGACGTCGCGGGGCTTCATCCAGGTGAGTGAGCCCCTGCCCACGGCCTCGGCGCTGGCCGCGTACACCGGACGCTATCGAAGCGACGAGGTCGACATGACGTACACGGTGCGAATCGTGGATGGAAAGCTGGCCATCCGGTGGCCCCGCCGCGACGAAGTCGTACTGGATGCGATTGGAGGGGACCGCTTCGTGGGTTCGCTGGGAACGGTCACCTTCACGCGGGCCGCATCGGGTGGGCTGGAGGGTTTGACCTTCAGCAACCGCCGGTTGCGGCGCCTGCGCGCGGAGCGAGTGGAGGTGTCGTTGCGCCCCCAATGA
- a CDS encoding MFS transporter: MSFIRAVHESAGNGVVPGSAAPRPALSGAPLSWGLRLLLAVSAGIPVAALYYSQPMLGVMGASIGASDAAVGLIPTLTQLGYALGILLLAPLGDRFDRRRIIVIKAALLSGALLVGGMSPGLGLLLAMSLAVGLTATVAQDIVPAAATLAPERERGKVVGTVMTGLLLGILLSRVVSGVVAERFGWRAMFMLAAGSVALMGLAAWRGLPRFRPASTLSYGALLGSLATLWRQHGTLRRAALAQGLLSIGFSAFWSTLAVMLHGAPFHLGSAAAGAFGLAGAAGALGAPVAGRFSDRFGSEGVARLGAGLAAVSFAAMFALPWLEPNARLWLLAGSALGFDLGVQVSLVAHQTLIFGIDPAARSRLNAVLFVCMFIGMALGAASGSFVLAEWGWGAVTALATGSALAALVVRLFPRTRRAD; this comes from the coding sequence ATGTCCTTCATTCGTGCCGTACATGAAAGCGCTGGGAACGGTGTCGTTCCAGGGAGCGCCGCGCCTCGGCCCGCGCTGAGCGGCGCTCCATTGTCGTGGGGCCTGCGGCTGCTGCTGGCCGTCAGTGCCGGCATCCCGGTCGCGGCGCTCTACTACAGCCAGCCGATGCTTGGCGTGATGGGGGCCAGCATCGGCGCCTCGGATGCCGCGGTGGGGCTGATTCCGACGCTCACGCAGTTGGGGTACGCGCTGGGCATCCTGCTGCTGGCGCCCCTGGGGGACCGCTTCGACCGGCGTCGCATCATCGTCATCAAGGCCGCCTTGCTGAGCGGGGCGCTGCTCGTGGGCGGCATGAGCCCTGGCCTGGGGCTGCTCCTGGCCATGAGCCTCGCCGTGGGCCTGACGGCGACGGTGGCGCAGGACATCGTCCCGGCCGCGGCGACGCTGGCGCCAGAGCGCGAGCGCGGCAAGGTGGTGGGGACGGTGATGACGGGCTTGCTGCTCGGCATCCTGTTGTCCCGGGTGGTCAGCGGCGTGGTCGCCGAGCGCTTCGGGTGGCGGGCCATGTTCATGTTGGCCGCGGGCAGCGTGGCCTTGATGGGACTGGCCGCGTGGCGAGGGCTGCCGCGCTTCCGGCCCGCCAGCACGTTGTCGTACGGCGCCTTGCTGGGCTCGCTCGCCACCTTGTGGCGTCAGCACGGGACGCTGCGCCGGGCGGCGTTGGCGCAAGGCCTGCTCTCGATTGGCTTCAGCGCTTTCTGGTCCACCCTCGCGGTGATGCTGCATGGCGCGCCATTCCACCTGGGCAGTGCCGCCGCGGGGGCGTTCGGTCTGGCGGGCGCGGCGGGGGCATTGGGGGCTCCGGTGGCGGGCCGTTTCTCGGATCGCTTCGGTTCGGAGGGCGTGGCGCGTCTGGGCGCGGGGCTGGCGGCGGTCTCGTTCGCGGCGATGTTCGCGTTGCCGTGGCTGGAGCCGAACGCGCGGCTGTGGCTGCTTGCAGGCAGCGCGCTGGGCTTCGACCTGGGCGTCCAGGTGTCGCTCGTGGCGCACCAGACGCTCATCTTCGGCATTGACCCGGCGGCGCGCAGCCGGCTCAACGCGGTGTTGTTCGTCTGCATGTTCATCGGGATGGCCCTGGGCGCCGCGAGCGGCAGCTTCGTGCTGGCGGAGTGGGGCTGGGGGGCGGTGACGGCGCTGGCGACGGGCTCGGCCCTGGCGGCCTTGGTGGTCCGCCTGTTCCCGCGGACGCGCCGCGCCGACTGA
- a CDS encoding LysR family transcriptional regulator, protein MPPPPKPMRRRESRAPAPAGAADRLELMQTFVRIVDAGSLSSAAAQLGTTQPTVSRRLQALERSLGLRLIQRSTHAMKLTDDGARCYERAKALLASWAMLEADLRGASDEPEGTLRVVVPHAFGQQLLVEPLTEYLRRYPRVSVEWLLHDRAVDFIADGIDCALHVGEVQDPSVVAIRVAEVPRIVVAAPSVLNGAPAPSHPDELARLPWLSLRTFYRKELSLTHVETGEVQPITFHPRMSTDSLYALRSAALKGLGVCVGSAWVLHEDILQGRLLHLVPPWRAASLPMYLLYPAARFHPARLRKFVDLMRALIPAALAVATRPARTARGRPASSTEET, encoded by the coding sequence ATGCCCCCACCTCCCAAGCCCATGCGGCGGCGTGAGTCCCGCGCCCCAGCCCCCGCGGGGGCAGCCGACCGGCTCGAGCTGATGCAGACCTTCGTTCGCATCGTGGACGCCGGGAGCCTGTCGTCCGCGGCGGCACAACTGGGGACCACCCAGCCCACGGTGAGCCGCAGACTCCAGGCGCTGGAGCGCTCGCTCGGGCTTCGGCTGATTCAACGCTCCACCCACGCCATGAAGCTCACGGACGACGGCGCGCGCTGCTACGAGCGCGCGAAGGCGCTGCTGGCCAGTTGGGCGATGCTCGAAGCCGACCTGCGAGGCGCCAGCGACGAACCGGAGGGCACGCTGCGCGTCGTGGTCCCCCATGCCTTCGGCCAGCAGCTCCTGGTGGAGCCCCTGACCGAGTACCTGCGCCGTTACCCACGGGTCTCCGTCGAATGGCTGCTGCACGACCGGGCGGTGGACTTCATCGCGGACGGTATCGACTGCGCGCTTCACGTCGGCGAGGTGCAAGACCCCAGCGTGGTGGCCATCCGCGTGGCCGAGGTGCCTCGCATCGTCGTGGCCGCGCCATCCGTGTTGAACGGAGCCCCCGCGCCGAGCCACCCCGACGAGCTCGCACGCCTGCCCTGGCTGTCGCTTCGCACGTTCTACCGCAAGGAGCTTTCACTGACGCACGTGGAGACCGGCGAGGTCCAACCCATCACCTTCCACCCACGCATGAGCACGGACAGCCTCTACGCCCTCCGGAGCGCGGCGCTGAAGGGGCTCGGCGTCTGCGTGGGTTCGGCGTGGGTGCTCCACGAAGACATTCTCCAGGGACGACTGCTGCACCTGGTGCCTCCGTGGCGGGCCGCGTCCCTGCCCATGTACCTGCTCTACCCGGCTGCCCGGTTCCACCCCGCGCGACTGCGCAAGTTCGTGGACCTGATGCGAGCGCTGATTCCAGCCGCCCTCGCGGTGGCCACACGCCCAGCCCGAACAGCACGGGGCCGTCCGGCGAGTTCAACAGAGGAGACGTGA
- a CDS encoding DUF1877 family protein has protein sequence MGVETSYQAIPEGTALLERAIQDPDLGELLGLLNSSLHGSWYESARRGGPPLNETEETLQHMALSLEHAHPGLKQRFYTLDRRWDMLHFLLSAERRGEPSLPLDDLFTVAVRGGALLAPHIRGGQGHPIRIVSAAQTQALAARLAEVSQNDLRRHYVPERMEEAAVYKWFAAHVSDSTWPVLWDAFEGLRDFYREVAAHGEAVLVIQS, from the coding sequence ATGGGCGTCGAAACGAGCTATCAGGCCATCCCCGAGGGGACAGCGCTCCTCGAGCGCGCCATTCAGGACCCGGACCTGGGTGAGCTGCTCGGACTGCTGAACTCCAGTCTCCACGGGTCTTGGTACGAGAGCGCGCGGCGCGGAGGACCGCCCTTGAACGAAACGGAGGAGACGCTCCAACACATGGCCCTGAGTCTCGAGCACGCGCACCCGGGCCTGAAGCAGCGTTTCTACACACTCGACCGACGCTGGGACATGCTCCACTTCCTGCTCAGCGCGGAGCGCCGGGGAGAGCCGTCCCTGCCACTCGACGACCTCTTCACCGTCGCCGTGCGTGGCGGGGCGCTGCTCGCGCCGCACATCCGCGGGGGGCAGGGGCATCCCATCCGCATCGTGTCCGCGGCCCAGACGCAGGCCCTGGCGGCACGGCTCGCGGAAGTGTCCCAGAATGACTTGCGTCGGCACTACGTACCGGAGCGCATGGAGGAAGCGGCCGTCTACAAATGGTTCGCGGCACACGTCAGCGATTCGACGTGGCCCGTCCTCTGGGACGCTTTCGAAGGGCTCCGCGACTTCTACCGTGAGGTCGCGGCACACGGCGAAGCCGTGCTGGTCATCCAAAGCTGA